The following are from one region of the Actinoplanes sp. L3-i22 genome:
- a CDS encoding alpha/beta hydrolase yields the protein MSIPVIFIHGLWLHASSWEPWIELFTERGYRATAPGWPGDADTVEATRANPDALAGHGIDDVVDHFAKIIEGLDQKPILIGHSFGGMIAQKLLGLDLGVAAVAVDAAQIKGVLPLPLSTLRSGFPVLGNPANAKRAVSLTPEQFRYAFGNAVSEQESRELFDRWSIPAPGKPLFEAAAANFNPHSPAKVDTANESRGPLLLMAGGKDHTVPEVVVRSTLKQYRHSQAVTDIVDFPAKAHSLTIDAGWQEVAETALTWLKAQGL from the coding sequence GTGTCCATACCTGTCATCTTCATCCACGGCCTGTGGCTGCACGCGTCGTCGTGGGAGCCCTGGATCGAGCTGTTCACCGAGCGCGGCTACCGCGCCACCGCGCCCGGCTGGCCCGGGGACGCCGACACCGTCGAGGCGACCCGGGCGAACCCGGACGCCCTCGCCGGACACGGCATCGACGACGTCGTCGACCACTTCGCGAAGATCATCGAGGGCCTGGACCAGAAGCCGATCCTGATCGGCCACTCGTTCGGCGGCATGATCGCCCAGAAGCTGCTCGGCCTGGACCTGGGCGTGGCCGCGGTCGCCGTGGACGCCGCCCAGATCAAGGGCGTGCTGCCGCTGCCGCTGTCCACGCTGCGCTCGGGCTTCCCGGTGCTCGGCAACCCGGCGAACGCCAAGCGCGCGGTCTCGCTGACCCCGGAGCAGTTCCGGTACGCCTTCGGCAACGCGGTCTCCGAGCAGGAGTCCCGCGAGCTGTTCGACCGCTGGTCGATCCCGGCGCCGGGCAAGCCGCTGTTCGAGGCCGCGGCCGCGAACTTCAACCCGCACTCGCCGGCGAAGGTGGACACCGCCAACGAGTCGCGCGGCCCGCTGCTGCTGATGGCCGGCGGCAAAGACCACACCGTGCCCGAGGTGGTGGTGCGCTCGACGCTCAAGCAGTACCGGCACTCGCAGGCGGTGACCGACATCGTCGACTTCCCGGCCAAGGCGCACTCGCTGACCATCGACGCCGGCTGGCAAGAGGTCGCCGAGACCGCGCTGACCTGGCTGAAGGCGCAGGGCCTCTGA
- a CDS encoding alpha/beta fold hydrolase, with amino-acid sequence MTTYVLVPGFWLGGWAWEAVASPLKDQGHDVRPVSLDLDPGTGVADHVDQLTGLLTTLDDVVLVGHSYGGLIITAAADRVPSRVARLVYVDSGPMPDGMSQADFDGSRPEPVDGMLPVPDEAPPSATGFDWSVVRERGRPQPVATATDPVRHGGAWRGIPRTGILCSFPETQLRELAATVPAFGLMAGDGWTYHEIRTGHWPMFSEPAELARRLALTPA; translated from the coding sequence ATGACGACATATGTGCTGGTCCCGGGGTTCTGGCTGGGCGGTTGGGCATGGGAGGCGGTCGCCTCACCGCTCAAAGATCAGGGCCACGACGTACGACCGGTATCCCTCGACCTCGACCCGGGAACCGGGGTCGCGGACCACGTCGACCAGCTCACCGGGCTGCTGACCACGCTGGACGACGTGGTGCTGGTCGGGCACAGCTACGGCGGGCTGATCATCACGGCGGCCGCCGACCGGGTGCCGTCCCGGGTCGCCCGGCTGGTCTACGTCGACTCGGGCCCGATGCCGGACGGCATGTCCCAGGCCGACTTCGACGGGTCGCGACCGGAGCCGGTGGACGGCATGCTGCCGGTGCCCGACGAGGCGCCACCGTCGGCGACCGGGTTCGACTGGTCGGTCGTCCGGGAGCGGGGGCGGCCGCAGCCGGTCGCGACGGCCACCGATCCGGTGCGGCACGGCGGGGCGTGGCGGGGCATCCCCCGTACCGGAATCCTTTGCTCTTTCCCCGAGACGCAGCTGCGTGAGCTGGCCGCGACCGTGCCCGCCTTCGGCCTGATGGCCGGCGACGGCTGGACCTACCATGAGATCAGAACCGGACACTGGCCGATGTTCTCCGAGCCGGCCGAGCTCGCCCGCCGGCTGGCCTTGACACCGGCGTGA
- a CDS encoding alpha/beta fold hydrolase has translation MGQRILTAGGPGGARIAYAVSGDGPPLVYVSGWLSHLELSWALPAERGFYEALSDGRRLIRYDKPGCGLSPAADEPFSFGQELDTLRAVLAAAGIDRFDLIGISSGAAVAAAWAAEHPASVSRLILYGGWAFGPDVAAPEIQTHVLGLVRQHWGLASDLLGNVFAPDADAGSRAAFTRYQREAASAETAAAMLLTAYRTDVLDLLGRIAAPALVVHRERDRAAPVREGRRLADGIPGARFVVLPGRSHLPYIGEVEPLVREIRRFLGLPVRRRGTVPALTARQREVAALIAAGCTNREIGARLGIAERSAEAHVERIRLRMDFRSRAQIAAWYVATAGPE, from the coding sequence ATGGGGCAGCGGATCCTGACCGCCGGCGGGCCGGGTGGGGCGCGGATCGCCTACGCGGTCAGCGGGGACGGTCCGCCGCTGGTCTACGTCTCCGGCTGGCTCAGTCATCTGGAGCTGAGCTGGGCGCTGCCCGCCGAGCGCGGCTTCTACGAGGCGCTCTCCGACGGGCGGCGGCTGATCCGGTACGACAAGCCGGGCTGCGGCCTGTCCCCGGCGGCGGACGAGCCGTTCTCGTTCGGGCAGGAGCTCGACACGCTGCGGGCGGTCCTCGCGGCGGCCGGAATTGATCGGTTCGATCTGATCGGGATCTCCAGCGGGGCGGCGGTCGCGGCGGCGTGGGCGGCCGAGCACCCGGCGAGCGTGTCGCGGCTGATCCTCTACGGCGGGTGGGCCTTCGGGCCGGACGTGGCCGCCCCGGAGATCCAGACGCACGTGCTCGGGCTGGTCCGGCAGCACTGGGGACTCGCCTCCGACCTGCTCGGGAACGTGTTCGCGCCGGACGCGGACGCGGGCAGCCGGGCGGCGTTCACCCGCTACCAGCGGGAGGCGGCGAGCGCGGAGACCGCCGCGGCGATGCTGCTCACGGCGTACCGGACAGATGTTCTTGATCTTCTCGGCCGGATCGCGGCGCCGGCGCTGGTGGTGCACCGGGAGCGGGACCGGGCGGCGCCGGTGCGGGAGGGGCGGCGGCTCGCGGACGGGATCCCGGGCGCGCGGTTCGTGGTGCTTCCGGGGCGGTCGCACCTGCCGTACATCGGGGAGGTGGAACCGCTGGTCCGGGAGATCCGGCGGTTCCTCGGGCTGCCGGTGCGGCGGCGCGGGACGGTGCCGGCGCTGACCGCGCGGCAGCGGGAGGTGGCCGCGCTGATCGCGGCGGGCTGCACGAACCGGGAGATCGGCGCGCGGCTCGGCATCGCGGAACGGTCCGCGGAGGCCCACGTGGAGCGGATCCGGCTGCGGATGGACTTCCGGTCCCGCGCGCAGATCGCCGCCTGGTACGTGGCGACCGCCGGCCCGGAGTGA
- a CDS encoding DMT family transporter, with the protein MKLSHQSTGLAAAVISAASFGTSGAFIKPLLEAGWSPAAAVTARALTAGLLLLPFVLLSLRGNWGALWRGRWRLFGMGVIAVAFTQLTYFAAISRVPVSTALLVEYLAPLLLVLWAWAVTRHLPRPAVLVGSVLAIGGLVLVIGPGALQAVDPVGLALAFAAAIGCAVYFVVAARPADGLPPVALAGVGLLLGGVVLGLAGAVRAVPMTATFGEVPLLGAVVPWWVPLGVVAVFGTAIAYASGIFGSGRLGSRLASFVGLLEVVFASILAWIVVGERLTPLQMLGGVLILAGIASVPAEPPVVVAEPEVPEVPEDARPLFAH; encoded by the coding sequence GTGAAGCTCTCCCACCAGTCCACCGGGTTGGCCGCCGCGGTGATCTCCGCCGCCTCGTTCGGCACCTCCGGCGCGTTCATCAAGCCGCTGCTGGAGGCGGGCTGGTCGCCGGCCGCCGCGGTCACCGCCCGGGCGCTCACCGCCGGGCTCCTGCTGCTGCCGTTCGTGCTGCTCTCGCTGCGCGGCAACTGGGGCGCGCTGTGGCGCGGCCGGTGGCGGCTGTTCGGGATGGGCGTGATCGCGGTCGCGTTCACCCAGCTCACCTACTTCGCGGCGATCAGCCGGGTGCCGGTCTCCACGGCCCTGCTGGTGGAGTACCTGGCGCCGCTGCTGCTCGTGCTCTGGGCCTGGGCGGTCACCCGGCACCTGCCGCGGCCGGCCGTGCTGGTCGGCTCGGTGCTGGCGATCGGCGGGCTGGTCCTGGTGATCGGGCCGGGCGCGCTGCAGGCGGTGGACCCGGTCGGGCTCGCGCTGGCGTTCGCCGCCGCGATCGGCTGCGCGGTCTACTTCGTGGTCGCCGCCCGGCCCGCCGACGGGCTGCCGCCGGTCGCGCTGGCCGGGGTCGGGCTGCTGCTCGGCGGGGTGGTGCTGGGGCTGGCCGGGGCGGTCCGGGCGGTGCCGATGACCGCGACGTTCGGGGAGGTTCCGCTGCTCGGGGCGGTCGTGCCGTGGTGGGTGCCGCTGGGCGTGGTCGCGGTGTTCGGGACGGCCATCGCGTACGCCTCAGGGATTTTCGGGTCCGGACGGCTCGGCTCGCGCCTCGCGTCCTTCGTGGGCCTGCTCGAGGTGGTCTTCGCCTCGATCCTGGCCTGGATCGTGGTGGGGGAGCGGCTCACCCCGCTGCAGATGCTCGGCGGCGTGCTGATCCTGGCCGGCATCGCGTCGGTCCCGGCCGAGCCGCCGGTCGTGGTGGCCGAGCCCGAGGTCCCCGAGGTGCCCGAGGACGCGCGCCCACTGTTTGCCCACTGA
- a CDS encoding response regulator produces the protein MATIVIAEDDPDIREISALLLRKAGHTTIPAGDGAEGWQAVLNYSPDLVISDIDMPETDGLALCAQIRAHPATARVPVICISGVLMPGDTCVEQAGGTALLHKPFASADLLDQVRSVLTTTLGAESP, from the coding sequence GTGGCGACCATTGTCATAGCTGAGGATGACCCGGACATCCGCGAGATCTCCGCGCTGCTCCTGCGCAAGGCCGGACACACGACCATCCCCGCCGGCGACGGCGCGGAAGGCTGGCAGGCCGTGCTCAACTACTCCCCGGACCTGGTGATCAGCGACATCGACATGCCGGAGACCGACGGACTCGCGCTCTGTGCGCAGATCCGGGCCCATCCGGCGACCGCGCGGGTACCGGTCATCTGCATCAGCGGCGTGCTCATGCCCGGCGACACCTGCGTCGAGCAGGCCGGTGGCACCGCGCTGTTGCACAAGCCGTTCGCCTCGGCCGACCTCCTGGACCAGGTCCGCTCCGTCCTGACCACCACGCTCGGCGCGGAGAGCCCCTGA
- a CDS encoding CGNR zinc finger domain-containing protein → MLFAPDTEEALEFAAILANTAAGASRSGLDELSTVEQLAALLAANPYSGRLDHDAAELREVRQAREQIRAVWTLDRDEAVEVVNRMLREARALPYLTRHDDSDWHIHATAPDAPLAERIRAEAALALIDVIRMNEMGRLRVCDADDCTGIFIDLSRNGSKRFCTVRCGNRMNMIAFRARKAEA, encoded by the coding sequence TTGCTTTTTGCCCCTGACACCGAGGAGGCGCTGGAGTTCGCCGCGATCCTCGCCAACACCGCCGCCGGCGCGTCCCGCTCCGGCCTCGACGAGCTGTCCACCGTCGAACAGCTCGCCGCGCTGCTGGCGGCGAACCCGTACTCGGGACGCCTCGACCACGACGCCGCCGAGCTGCGCGAGGTGCGGCAGGCCCGCGAGCAGATCCGCGCGGTCTGGACGCTGGACCGGGACGAGGCCGTCGAGGTGGTCAACCGGATGCTCCGGGAGGCGCGCGCGTTGCCGTACCTGACCCGGCACGACGACTCGGACTGGCACATCCACGCGACCGCGCCGGACGCGCCGCTCGCCGAGCGGATCCGGGCCGAGGCCGCGCTCGCCCTGATCGACGTGATCCGGATGAACGAGATGGGCCGCCTGCGGGTCTGCGACGCCGACGACTGCACCGGCATCTTCATCGACCTGTCCCGCAACGGCTCGAAGCGGTTCTGCACGGTCCGCTGTGGAAACCGGATGAACATGATCGCTTTCCGGGCCCGGAAAGCGGAGGCCTGA
- a CDS encoding carboxymuconolactone decarboxylase family protein has translation MSARLDFQNTEIGGKVVKQLFGASKAIAASPLPHTTAHLVEIRASQINGCGFCVDMHTKDAAHQGETATRLNLIAVWREATVFTEAERAALELAEQGTRIADTAGGVPDEVWANAAKHFDEEQLGALVALIALINTWNRLSVVTLRPAGDYVPGQYS, from the coding sequence ATGAGCGCTCGGCTGGACTTTCAGAACACCGAGATCGGCGGCAAGGTCGTCAAGCAGCTGTTCGGCGCGAGCAAGGCGATCGCGGCGTCGCCACTGCCGCACACCACGGCGCACCTCGTCGAGATCCGGGCCAGCCAGATCAACGGCTGTGGGTTCTGCGTCGACATGCACACCAAGGACGCCGCGCACCAGGGCGAGACCGCGACCCGGCTGAACCTGATCGCCGTCTGGCGCGAGGCCACCGTCTTCACCGAGGCCGAGCGGGCCGCCCTGGAGCTGGCCGAGCAGGGCACCCGGATCGCGGACACGGCCGGCGGCGTCCCGGACGAGGTGTGGGCGAACGCGGCCAAGCACTTCGACGAGGAGCAGCTCGGGGCGCTGGTGGCGTTGATCGCGCTGATCAACACCTGGAACCGGCTGAGCGTCGTGACGCTGCGGCCGGCCGGGGACTACGTGCCCGGTCAGTACAGCTGA
- a CDS encoding TIGR03619 family F420-dependent LLM class oxidoreductase, whose translation MRFAISYSTGSFGVDPDHLVAYARHAEACGFEGLYLPEHIVLYPGATLGAMPIPASLPLVDPLDALSFVAAATSRLLLGTGVLLLPYQHPVVLAKRLATIDVLSKGRMRLVTVGLGSLPGEAAAVGVDFASRGRRADEAIDVLRLLWSGGAEGVGFHGEFFDFDALCSFPQPLAPLPIHVGGSSRAAARRAGRRGDGFFPGGMLLPDERAAQLALARSEAVTAGRDPGALEYTRWGSITMSAERAEALAAEGVTRVVVSATADDPAEQHAQMSAFAGRLIR comes from the coding sequence ATGCGATTCGCGATCAGCTACAGCACGGGGTCGTTCGGGGTGGATCCGGACCATCTGGTGGCCTACGCGCGGCATGCCGAGGCGTGCGGGTTCGAGGGCCTCTACCTGCCGGAGCACATCGTGCTGTACCCGGGAGCGACGCTCGGGGCGATGCCGATCCCGGCGTCGCTGCCGCTGGTGGATCCGCTGGACGCGCTGAGCTTCGTGGCGGCGGCGACCAGCCGGCTGCTGCTCGGGACCGGGGTGCTGCTGCTGCCCTACCAGCACCCGGTGGTGCTGGCGAAGCGCCTGGCCACCATCGACGTGCTGTCGAAGGGCCGGATGCGGCTGGTCACGGTCGGGCTGGGCAGCCTGCCGGGCGAGGCCGCGGCGGTCGGCGTCGACTTCGCGTCCCGCGGGCGGCGCGCCGACGAGGCGATCGACGTGCTGCGGCTGCTCTGGTCCGGCGGCGCGGAGGGGGTGGGGTTCCACGGCGAGTTCTTCGACTTCGACGCGCTGTGCAGCTTCCCGCAGCCGCTCGCGCCGCTGCCGATCCACGTCGGCGGATCGAGCCGCGCCGCCGCCCGCCGCGCCGGCCGGCGCGGGGACGGCTTCTTCCCGGGCGGGATGCTGCTGCCCGACGAACGCGCCGCCCAACTCGCCCTGGCCCGATCCGAAGCGGTCACGGCCGGGCGCGATCCGGGCGCGCTGGAGTACACCCGGTGGGGCTCGATCACGATGTCCGCGGAGCGCGCCGAGGCCCTGGCCGCCGAGGGCGTGACACGGGTCGTGGTGAGCGCGACCGCTGATGACCCCGCCGAGCAGCACGCCCAGATGTCCGCCTTCGCCGGCCGCCTGATCCGCTGA
- a CDS encoding oxidoreductase, with protein MDLRLSGRTALVTGASKGIGLAIVRALAGEGVRVVAGARTTTPELAALAAEGLVHPVNADLGTAEGAATLVERAAAELGRLDILVNNVGGVRPRVGGFLSVTDQDWLDSLTINLLAAVRVTRAALPLLLERGGNIVTINSVNSSLPDPLVIDYSASKAALANFSKSLSKEVGPRGIRVNTISPGPVETDLWLGAGGVAETVGAAGGSSPEDVAKGAVGGTATGRFTRPDEVADLVLLLAGDRAGNVTGADIVIDGGLISTL; from the coding sequence GTGGATCTCCGACTCTCCGGCCGGACCGCGCTGGTCACCGGGGCCAGCAAGGGCATCGGGCTGGCGATCGTGCGGGCCCTGGCCGGCGAGGGCGTCCGCGTCGTCGCCGGCGCCCGGACCACCACCCCGGAGCTCGCCGCGCTGGCCGCCGAAGGGCTGGTGCACCCGGTCAACGCCGACCTGGGCACCGCCGAGGGCGCCGCCACCCTGGTCGAGCGGGCCGCGGCCGAGCTCGGCCGGCTGGACATCCTGGTCAACAACGTGGGCGGGGTCCGGCCCCGGGTCGGCGGGTTCCTCTCGGTCACCGACCAGGACTGGCTGGACTCGCTGACCATCAACCTGCTGGCCGCGGTCCGGGTCACCCGGGCCGCCCTGCCGCTGCTCCTGGAGCGCGGCGGGAACATCGTCACGATCAACTCGGTGAACTCGTCGCTGCCCGATCCGCTGGTGATCGACTACAGCGCGAGCAAGGCCGCGCTGGCGAACTTCTCCAAGTCGCTGTCGAAAGAGGTCGGCCCGCGCGGCATCCGGGTCAACACGATCAGTCCCGGACCGGTCGAGACCGACCTGTGGCTCGGGGCCGGCGGGGTCGCCGAGACCGTGGGCGCGGCCGGCGGCAGCTCGCCCGAGGACGTCGCCAAGGGCGCCGTCGGCGGCACCGCGACCGGGCGGTTCACCCGCCCCGACGAGGTGGCCGACCTGGTCCTGCTGCTGGCCGGGGATCGCGCCGGGAACGTCACGGGCGCCGACATCGTCATCGACGGCGGGTTGATCAGCACGCTGTGA
- a CDS encoding alpha/beta fold hydrolase, which yields MTKVIAAAVVAVVALSGPVVADAHDRGTADSRLPKGFTEQKVRVGDVGINYVRGGHGPVLVLIHGYPETWFEWHKVMPELAEHYTIVAPDLRGAGKSDAPAGGYDKKTMAADIHGLLVKLGLNRNVRVVGHDIGTMVAYAYAAANPTEVKKLVLSEAPVPDKSIYSYPALPEVGRGVWNFGFFSLTNGLPEQMVDGKEETWVRLFTDQLMDVKGSIGTDDVKVFAKYLKDDAHLRASFEWFRAFPKDVKDNEVNIKTPLPMPVLAIGADGSLGANIETQVDQYATNVQGKVIKGSGHWIYEEHPDEMTGILLTFLGGAS from the coding sequence ATGACGAAGGTGATCGCCGCGGCAGTGGTCGCGGTGGTGGCGCTCAGCGGACCGGTGGTGGCCGACGCGCACGACCGGGGGACGGCCGACAGCCGCCTGCCGAAGGGCTTCACCGAGCAGAAGGTCCGGGTCGGCGACGTCGGCATCAACTACGTGCGCGGCGGCCACGGCCCGGTGCTCGTGCTGATCCACGGCTACCCGGAGACCTGGTTCGAGTGGCACAAGGTGATGCCGGAGCTGGCCGAGCACTACACGATCGTGGCGCCCGACCTGCGCGGCGCGGGCAAGAGTGACGCCCCGGCCGGTGGCTACGACAAGAAGACGATGGCCGCCGACATCCACGGGCTGCTGGTCAAGCTCGGGCTGAACAGGAACGTCCGGGTGGTCGGGCACGACATCGGCACGATGGTCGCCTACGCGTACGCCGCGGCGAACCCGACCGAGGTCAAGAAGCTGGTGCTGAGCGAGGCGCCGGTCCCGGACAAGTCGATCTACTCCTACCCGGCGCTGCCCGAGGTCGGCCGCGGCGTGTGGAACTTCGGGTTCTTCTCGCTCACCAACGGCCTGCCCGAGCAGATGGTCGACGGCAAGGAGGAGACCTGGGTCCGGCTCTTCACCGACCAGCTGATGGACGTCAAGGGCTCGATCGGCACCGACGACGTCAAGGTCTTCGCGAAGTACCTGAAGGACGACGCGCACCTGCGGGCCAGCTTCGAGTGGTTCCGCGCGTTCCCGAAGGACGTCAAGGACAACGAGGTCAACATCAAGACCCCGCTGCCGATGCCGGTCCTGGCGATCGGCGCCGACGGCAGCCTCGGGGCGAACATCGAGACCCAGGTCGATCAGTACGCGACGAACGTCCAGGGCAAGGTGATCAAGGGCTCCGGCCACTGGATCTACGAGGAGCACCCGGACGAGATGACCGGGATCCTGCTGACCTTCCTCGGCGGGGCGTCCTAG
- a CDS encoding YafY family protein, with the protein MPQSLGKVLGLLELLQAAPAGVTVGHLAARLGVDERTVRRYAAHLADLGIPVEGRRGRYGGYALAPGYRLPPLMLTDEETLAVLLGLIAGRRTGLATTAAAGETALAKIQRVLPATLRARTDALLATLEFATTRPAPAAAPARDRQPATAPPPRDRPPATETLLTMAAAARDRSPIAFTYAKPTAKPTAEPTEPAAKASAKPAAEPVEPAAKATVKPAAEPAERRLDPFGLVFHAGKWFVTGRDHDRAAVRTFRLDRVSDPRVLPGTFEVPPGFDPAAQVAAGLATAAWRHEVSVLLHADLDELRRQIPPTAATLARAGDDVRLTARAERLDGMARLLAGLGCDFTVETPDALRTELTTLATRLRSAATRR; encoded by the coding sequence ATGCCACAGTCGCTCGGAAAGGTGCTCGGGCTCCTGGAGTTGCTCCAGGCCGCCCCCGCGGGTGTCACCGTCGGTCACCTCGCCGCCCGGCTGGGAGTCGACGAGCGCACCGTCCGGCGGTATGCCGCGCACCTCGCCGACCTGGGCATCCCGGTCGAGGGCCGGCGCGGGCGGTATGGCGGGTACGCGCTCGCCCCCGGTTACCGGCTGCCACCGCTGATGCTGACCGACGAGGAGACCCTCGCGGTGCTGCTCGGCCTGATCGCCGGGCGGCGCACCGGCCTGGCGACGACCGCGGCGGCCGGGGAGACCGCGCTCGCCAAGATCCAGCGGGTGCTGCCGGCCACGTTGCGCGCCCGCACGGACGCGCTGCTGGCCACCCTCGAGTTCGCCACCACCCGCCCAGCGCCGGCTGCCGCCCCGGCCCGCGACCGGCAGCCGGCCACGGCCCCGCCGCCCCGCGACCGGCCGCCGGCCACCGAGACGCTGCTGACGATGGCCGCCGCGGCCCGCGACCGGTCCCCGATCGCCTTCACCTACGCCAAACCCACCGCCAAACCCACCGCCGAGCCAACCGAGCCCGCCGCCAAGGCCAGCGCCAAGCCCGCCGCCGAGCCAGTCGAGCCCGCCGCCAAGGCAACCGTCAAGCCCGCCGCCGAGCCGGCCGAGCGCCGCCTGGACCCCTTCGGCCTGGTCTTCCACGCCGGAAAATGGTTCGTGACCGGTCGTGATCACGACCGCGCCGCGGTGCGCACCTTCCGCCTCGACCGGGTCAGCGACCCCCGGGTCCTGCCCGGCACGTTCGAGGTCCCACCCGGCTTCGACCCGGCCGCCCAGGTCGCCGCCGGCCTGGCCACCGCCGCCTGGCGCCACGAGGTGTCCGTGCTCCTGCACGCCGACCTGGACGAGCTGCGCCGCCAGATCCCGCCCACCGCCGCCACCCTGGCCCGCGCCGGCGACGACGTCCGCCTGACCGCCCGCGCCGAACGCCTGGACGGCATGGCCCGCCTGCTGGCCGGCCTGGGCTGCGACTTCACCGTCGAGACCCCGGACGCCCTCCGCACCGAACTCACCACCCTGGCCACCCGCCTCCGGTCCGCCGCCACCCGCCGGTGA
- a CDS encoding isoprenylcysteine carboxylmethyltransferase family protein — protein sequence MIVLGYAVLAYAAFLSSTAWSIWFLAGPIDDPASRPAGISLVIDGALLMLFAVQHTVMARAGFKKRLTRLIPEAAERSTFVLAASLTQFALLLWWQPVPHVLWQVSGLLWVVYAAGWALAIWSTYLIDHADLVGLKQAWRHLRGQEYHPPEFRAPWLYRWCRHPMMLGLVIAFWATPTMSVGHLFFALAGTGYILIGIRFEERDLRARFGADYQQYAKRVPSIVPGPIRR from the coding sequence ATGATTGTTCTGGGGTACGCCGTTCTCGCCTATGCGGCTTTCCTGTCCAGCACGGCCTGGTCGATCTGGTTCCTGGCCGGTCCGATCGATGATCCGGCATCCCGGCCGGCCGGGATCAGCCTGGTGATCGACGGCGCGCTGCTGATGCTTTTCGCGGTGCAGCACACCGTGATGGCCCGCGCCGGATTCAAGAAGCGCTTGACCCGGCTGATTCCGGAGGCGGCCGAACGCAGCACCTTCGTCCTGGCCGCCAGCCTGACCCAGTTCGCCCTGCTGCTCTGGTGGCAGCCGGTCCCGCACGTGCTCTGGCAGGTCAGCGGTCTGCTGTGGGTGGTCTACGCGGCCGGCTGGGCGCTGGCGATCTGGTCCACCTACCTGATCGACCACGCCGACCTGGTCGGGTTGAAGCAGGCCTGGCGGCATCTGCGCGGCCAGGAATATCATCCGCCGGAATTCCGGGCGCCCTGGCTGTACCGGTGGTGCCGGCATCCGATGATGCTCGGTCTGGTGATCGCATTCTGGGCGACGCCGACAATGAGCGTCGGGCATCTTTTCTTCGCGCTCGCCGGAACCGGTTACATCCTGATCGGGATCAGATTCGAGGAACGGGATCTGCGGGCCCGGTTCGGCGCTGATTATCAGCAGTACGCGAAGCGAGTCCCGTCGATCGTGCCGGGGCCGATTCGGCGCTAG
- a CDS encoding SDR family oxidoreductase yields MSSLSGTTVVVLGGTAGIGLSTARRARAAGANVLVTGRDEQRLKAAQAELGAATAVLDLADPAALSAFFAGLPATVDHVLLSGPGPAYGPISEIDFDEAARSLDLHLLGPLRVARECAARVRPGGSLTLISGTGARRPGHGLALIGIGTAALSSITANAALELAPLRVNTVAAGFVDTPLSARLLGDRIEERRAELRATLPVGRVVGPDDVADLILHLMTNEVLTGAVYDIDGGQQLLR; encoded by the coding sequence ATGAGCTCTCTCTCCGGCACCACCGTCGTCGTCCTCGGCGGCACCGCGGGCATCGGCCTGTCGACCGCCCGCCGGGCCCGCGCGGCCGGTGCGAACGTACTGGTCACCGGCCGCGACGAACAGCGCCTGAAGGCGGCGCAGGCGGAACTCGGCGCCGCCACCGCCGTCCTCGACCTGGCCGACCCCGCCGCGCTGAGCGCGTTCTTCGCCGGGCTGCCGGCGACCGTCGACCACGTGCTGCTCAGCGGGCCCGGGCCGGCCTACGGGCCGATCTCCGAGATCGACTTCGACGAGGCCGCGCGCTCGCTCGACCTGCACCTGCTCGGCCCGCTGCGGGTCGCCCGGGAATGCGCGGCGCGGGTCCGGCCGGGCGGGTCGCTCACCCTGATCTCGGGCACCGGCGCCCGGCGGCCCGGCCACGGCCTGGCCCTGATCGGCATCGGGACCGCGGCGCTCTCCTCGATCACCGCGAACGCCGCCCTGGAACTGGCGCCGCTGCGGGTCAACACGGTCGCCGCCGGGTTCGTCGACACCCCGCTGTCGGCCCGGCTCCTCGGGGACCGGATCGAGGAGCGCCGCGCCGAGCTGCGGGCCACCCTGCCGGTCGGCCGGGTGGTCGGCCCGGACGACGTGGCCGACCTGATCCTGCACCTGATGACCAACGAGGTGCTGACCGGCGCCGTCTACGACATCGACGGAGGCCAGCAGCTCCTCCGCTGA